CACTGACTCAGATTACACCTCAGAAATAAATAAGTTCACCAACTGTGTTATTTTTAGTCATCTCTCCAAATCTGCAACACTAGTTAAATATTTGGTCTCATAACACAGCAGACAAAAGTTGTGAATAGCACTAAACCCCAATCTACTTATTTGAgctaaaataaaagacaggcagGGACCAATCTTCCCATtacttctaaataaaaactgaatgcTAACTCTTATACTCTTGTAATAATTTTTTGAAAATCCTGTTGTTTGGAGTAGCACTTGGTCCCCAAGGAAAGAATTCCTTTccatttaaacagatttttacttttgttttgaatCTCTGCTAGTCAGGGAAAACCAAATACAGGCCTTGGTTTCTTAGTTTCCCGTCCTTCCCACGAGCTTTCACCATCTGTGCCTGATCAGTCCCTGCTGCATCTGCAAGTATTGCAACCATTTGTAAGGACTTGCAGAAGGTTCCAGCTCAGGTTATGTTCTCAAGGCTTACTGGAATGCCCATGACACAGTCTCAGCTCTACTAGGCACTGCAAAATACACAGTATAGAATTTGTAAAATTCATTTACAACACCCGGACAGCCATAAATGCTAACTGCTCTTTCAAAATGGGAAGATGGGTGTTTTTCAAAAGTCTAAAGAAATGGATATTACTAATGTAATAAACAGATAGGAAGCCAAAATAGATGGAATAGTGcggttttttcttccttccaccaTTCAGGATCAAACCAGTCTCTAGTTTGTGCACATACTTGAGCTGTTCTCTCTCCCTTCAACTGTGCTGAAATCATCCCTGTGGACATTGTTCTTGGAGCAATGTGATCTACAAAGAAAAAGTCCTTTAAGGATGCAGATCTAGTCATACTTGGTTAACACACATCTTGAAAGAAAAGGGTCTATGTCCTGCAGTTTTGAGGTAAATTGTTAATTAATGCAGCAACGCTGGTGGCGAGTAGCAGAATTTAGCCTGtgattttttgatttttccaCATTTGTGTCACACAAACTATGCTCTAACTGCACTGGTGTGGAAGTGATCTCAAAAGGATTACTGATCTATGGGAAGAGAATAAAACTGGAATATGCTCTCTCTGCTTCAAAGTGCTATCAGCAAgttaatacttttaaaagtgaGTTTAAGGTAAAAGCTGTAGTAACAGCAGTACGCATCATCACATTCTGGAAGTTACCAACAGCTAAAAAGTTTAACTAGACTCccaaggaaaaaattaacacAAAGAAGTTGTGCAAGGGACAGAGCAAACGTATCACTGTGGCACAATCTTGAGCACCTAGTCACACCCTGGTCccttcaaaaaggaaaaaatgcaagatCCCCAGTTACTGTGATCCACTTGCAGAAAGCCTCAGACAAGGAAACTTCCTAATGTCACTGGGCAAGACACATGCTGAGAACTTTTGTTCTAAAACAAACACTGGCAGGAATAAATCAAGAAGTTCAAAAGGAAATCAAGAGGTTAGGAAGCTTCCATACATGGACACCAGAGTAAACTTGTTTCTTACTCAATTAGATACTACTACTAACTCCACCCAGTGACATTTTACAGGTGCTAGGAGTGCTTGGAGAGTATAGAAGATGTATAAAAGATGTAATGTATAGCTGTTAGTGTCATTTTACattgcatttttcaaaaagtatttttgtgcaAGTTTGCACCAGTTTCCTGAAATAACAGGGCAAAAGGTAATTTCTAGTCTCACTAACTTAGACCCCAACATGTGAAAAAGGAACATGCTCACAGGTGATGTTTCTAAGCTAAAAAGCAAACCATGTTATTGCCCCAAATGAGGAGCACAGGACAGCAGGTAGATTTTTGAAATGTTGaatcatcaaaaaaaaaaaaagccactttgCTCCCCATACTTGAATCTTTCCCAGGATAAATGGAAGTGGAGATAGAGCAGCCCAGAAGAGCATCCCAAATAATCTGCTTCAATCAGTCCTTGCAGTTATCAGTCCTTACTGGACCAGAATTTGCAAGCAGGCTGTGCCCTCTAGGCTGGCCCACCTTGGGACAAGGCTCTTGTTGCTATGACCTCTATTACATTTCAGGAAATCATGAAGGAGCAGAGACACCTAAAAGGTTGGCCttataaatgttaaataaaatggCATCAGCCCTAAATAGAAGGAGGAGTGAGCTGGGAATGATGATACTGGGCTGGAAGGGAGAAATGAGGCTCCTGACTAGGACAGGGTTTCAGTAGGGAGTGAGATGCTCCTTGGGACAATCCCTTCCCTAAAATCTCTGCCATTTCCCAATTTCCCAGGCACATCAAATATAAAAGCTTAGCTCTTGCATCACATCATACTCTACACAAACAGCCTTTGTGTACCCTAGGAGGAGCCTCTGCCTGGGAGAAGCTGAAATCACTCCCTGTGCTAAGAGCCAGGGCACACATGCACAGGACCTCCATTCTGTGTTGCAAAGAGGTTCAAGAGCTTTGAAGTGGAGGCAGCCACACGTGTATATTGTATTTCACGTTGCAGAAGGAAGATGCCTTGAGGACAGCATGCATGTTAAATTTCTAGGTATatcaaacaaataattttaagtaaTGCAGGATACCATATCTAGCTAGTTTATacaattttccatttcactgGCCTGTAGAAAAGCAAGTGTTAAGTAACCAAAATATAATGCTTCACAGCTTTTTAGAAAACCTCTGCATCACAATACTTAAATATCTCAttatgtgctttttaaaagcccGATTGGAAAAATTACATCATTTTGGATTTTCTCAACATTTGGTGTGTCAGTTCTCGGCATCTAAGTGCCCTATAAATAGCTGTTTGGACCACCTCAACACAATTCATGTATGCAGTTTTTCCATAATCCACTTAACTCTATTATTCAAATAAAGCGCAACTGGATCTTTTCTTGGCAACAGGGGTTATGCAATGCTCAGTACAGGAGGTTCAAGAAAAACAGTATAAAGCCAAAGATGATCTGCAAAcacttgcagagcagcagagtttgtttatatttatttgcGCTGtgcttccatttccttctcacCTAACAGCCACTAACTCCTTTTGCCTCTTTTGACCTACCAAACTCTTTCTCTCTCATATCTTAGTACACGAAGAGTGTGGCCAAGCAGTTAAACATCAATTACCAACTGATCAAAACTTTAATACCGTTAGATCCCTATGCTGCTAGGAACtactgtttcaaaataaaattataaaccCCTATAGTACTGATGAGATTTTGCCAAAAGCCACTGAATTCCGGAGTTttttagaaaaccaaaatatttacGGTTTCAGGTCAGAGATGACTAAATACTAGGAGCATAACTATCTACAcatgaaaaagcttttctcccCTATTTCTAAAAGGCAACTGCTATTAACATGCCTCCTTAAGCTCCTTAAGAGCCTTCCAGCTGAGAGTTGAatgcaaatatataaaaaataaaaatatgtaattgaGCAATGAGAACTTTGAATCTTTTGAAAAAACATTGTATAACACTACTTTaatatacacacagacatatATACCTATATGTACCTAAACCATATTTGAGGATGAATTTCATTAtctgtatctttcttttcctgacatACAGATTATATCAATTATTCACCTAGTGTGATCCACTTGGGTAAACAGTTCCGTGAAAGATCTGAATTTGAGACTAGTGTAGGAGAAAGCTCTGGGATAAAATGCATTTAGATGgattcttttctttataaaaatgaagttagGGCTTCTGGTCAGTTCAGCActcaaaagctgtttctaaGGATCCCAATTTCATCTCGTACCTAAGGTTAATTCAGAACCTCATTAGCCTATCCCACCTCTGCAGGGaatcctaaccctaacccttCCCAGGAGAAAAGAGCAACTCCAACAGGGCACAAAGCCAGAGGACTGTGTTAAAGCTTGGTAGAGGTCAACTGGGGAACTGCCTGCGGCCACAGCGGTTTGAGGCAGCTGATGGCTCTTCTCCGAGATGTCTTCTGCAGTGGGGAGATACCACAAGGAAAATAAGTTCTGTCTGCCTTTCCATTGAATCACACCTCAGAAAACACTCTTTAGCCTACCCCAATTCTTAGCGTTCACCACAGAAGGACTGCCATCAGCACCAGCAATTGCAACCAGTAAGTGCTTAACCCTAATACTTCCAGACATtagcattttaatgaaaaagttcCTAAAAGCAAGAATCTGCTTTAGCATCaccattttcattcttttcccagTCTGTTTTCACGACACTGGTAAGACATTTCACTTAGTTGTTCAGAATgccaaattcagaaaaaaagtatctcCATAGTTACACTCCTTTCTTGCAACAAAGTGCCAGTTGTCCATGCCTCTGCTTTCAAATTTCAAGTGccaaaagacagtaaaaatgcCTTGCCTCAATCATCATGATAgatttgtttccagtttttaGCTAACAGCTAAAACATataacattttcctctttgcaagGATAACTGAGAGAGCCCAAAAGGAATAATCTAAAAATCCAACTTGCAACgtaaaagaaaactttgtgtAGAGATACATCCAGTCTGGAGCACCAAAGGGGAGGATTCTGCCTAAATTCATGTCAAAATGAGGGAAATTTCAAAGGGTATATATTTGAAATAGGAGATATAAGGCCCATATAAATGTGCAAAAATAGAATCTATTAATACAATCTTTCAGCATAAAATGTAGCCCTCATAAATTATTGCAAGTTTTAACTCTTATATTTGCATTGTACAGAAATAGAGCAagatattaattaaaaattaattacattataTATACTCTCATTTAACACAAGTATGCCAATGTTACGTTCCTACTCTTCTTTAGAAGAcattaaaagacattaaaaaaagagtaatttacAGAACACAAATCCAGACACCTTATACAGACAGCGCATGTTCAGAACATAAGCATACCCAAAGTATCAACCTTTTCTCCAACTGGACTCAACATGTCCACCTACCTAGCACTCCTcattataatgaaaataagaacTGCACATCTGCTCTGCTAAATAAGATTCGTCAGTTTGACTGGATGAGTCTATCCACAGACAGTATTATTGGCTAGAAATGCACGGCTGGGGTTAGAGGGAAACCCACAAGtggtttctgtttggtttttaactcCCGTTtctagaaatgagaaattttatCTACTTTGTGACTGTTGCAtcttctgatttctgctgtTAGACTCTGAAGTCATAATCACATCTAAATGTTTGCTTTATAAACTATGAAGAAGTGTAGGTTGCTCCTGGACTTCTTCCTCTGACTCACAGACTTATAAATGAAGCCTACAAGTCctataaaaacatatattcaCTTGAGGCATGCGAGTTCAATAGCTGATTCTTTCTGGGACCTGTGATAATTTCAGCATCTGTTTGAAGCACTAGTAGCACCAAATCTAGAGCTCTCCGCCATGCCTCTGTCTTGGCTGTAACATTATCATAAACCTTTAAACCCTCCCTGTGGCCAGCAAAGGGACCAGCACCATCCCTGAGCAGATCACCTCTTCTAAACTCTTTCAATATATATGCTGAAGGAGAGCCACAgtcagctgcttttctgaggTGATGATCGACTGAGGTGCACGCTTCCAACTCCGATGCAGCAGTGGTGTTACACATAACCACCAAAAGATACTGCTTCCAGCCACTTGCTAATGCTTGGAGCACAACTGATTTATACTCAGTTGCAGATGCTGCCAGCCAAGGATTGTGAAACTCTTTCACAGCATTTTGATTTGCTGGCTGTAAAGGCTGTTCGGCAAGCATCTGAATGTGACTGAGGCACAAGAGCTCCACTGCACCACCGCCAAGAAAAACCTTCTTGTCATTTAAAGCATGATGGAGTCGATACACTAAAGTCCAGAACTGGTCTTCAATGAGCTGCATCTTTGAAGCTATAGTAGTGGTAAGCACGGCTGTGAGCAGAGGAATTCCTCGTGCTTTTACTCTGACTGGTACAAGTTCACCCAGATCCATTGCACGCCCATCACAGGCCTTCCACAATTCCACTTGGGCCCCACTTCCCACAAAAGAAGCGTTCAGCTGGGTGAGGTATGTCACTGGCTGGGCGCCGGTGACCTCCCCAAAGGAACACAACACATTCCAAGTCACAGAACTAATTAACAATATACTATTTGCTATGCATCTTTCCATTAAGTTTTCACACACATTTCCTTTGACCAAAACCAGGTTTACTTCAAAGTTTATCAGATTATCTAACATTCTGCTTAGCCACAGGTCTTCTTCCTGCAGCCTAGGATGCTCCACTATGGTCCTCACATTACATGATCTGTTAAAACCTAAGTGACGATATCGCTCAGTTAGGTCACCATCTATTAGCAGAATCCGAAGGAGTTTGTCTTCAAAGTATTCGACGACTGTGACTTGTTCTGGTGATACCAATGTGACGAAGCCTGGGGAGGCACAAGAATAGCTTTCAGGCAGGCCCAGTAAGCAGCATGTCACAATTTCTGCAACATTAAACTGGGAAGAGCCACTGTGTTCTGCTCTCTCTTGCTGATACGTAACAATGCTTTGTAGCAGTTTCATGCTAGTCTCATTTCCATGGCTCAGAGCCATTGCCAGGTGTCCTAAACCACAACATTCACATGAATCTGCTGATGTTCCCAGAAGGTATCCCTGAAAATTACCTTGCTGActtgaaaaatagctttttcctaGAGTGCTGAAGTACCTGCTATGGGTTAGCTTTTGTTTGTTACAGCTGGATGTGGTAACACCACTTCTAGAAATCACAGATGTACTTTTGTCACCCACGGGTTTGACAAGAGAAGCTACTGAACCAAAGCCAGCCAAAGGCGAAACCaggtgctttttaaaattacaatcaTCATCCTGATGGGAACAAGAATTTATTGGAATTACTTCTGGTACAGaaatatctttctgaaaatacaggaaaagctGGGGATTTGGAAGACTGTCACATCCAATTTGgcaagttttgcttttaaaagtgtttgGCCTAACACTGCTAGAACAGAGCTCTTTATTTACATCATGTATTGATATTTGAAGACACTGGACTCTCTCACAGCAAGAGTTCAACCCCTCGGACATGACAGATACTATTGCTGAAACCGGAACATTCTGCTGGAGGCATTCCATTATAGCATTGCTCCACGCACCAACAAGAAACAAAAGGGTACTCATCCCAGTCTTAAACTCCTTGTTTTGTGCCTGAATGGTTTCATTAAGAAGCTGTCCGGCAGCACTAGTTAAGTCCAGACTTTCAATCAGTCTAACAGCAGAACAAATCAATGTGCTTTGGTTGGTGCTTTCATCCACAATGAATTTACATGATTTCACTGGCCCCAGTAATGTTCTTCCAGCTAAGGCTAAGGAAGAGAGTTGCTGAAGTCCAATGTGTCGCCTTGCATTCACATCCCTGAAAGCCATGGGCAGCAGGCAGGATCTGTGAACAGAACACAAACTTATTGCCCCATCCTTGCAGCACTCCAGAGCATATATCaccaaaaaattaaattaacagtTTAACACTGAACGCAGCACTCCTGTGACACTCTCTTAAACAGTTCTTTATCCTGTGTGCTGCTTAGGAGATGTCGATGCACATAGTTGCTGAAATGGTGCATTACTAAAATACCAGGGAATTTTTTGTTGCTGGCAGATAGTGAAGTGCTGTTAATTCTGGTGGTTTCTTAAACATGATACAGTACAGATTGTGTAGAACTACCATTTCTCTCCTGACCTGCTATCTGAAATTTCAGTTATTTGGCTTATTTAGGGCAAAAATTCATTACAGCAGAATGGACAATTATGTGCAAAACAAAAGTGCTCTGTACAGATCCATCATAACAACAGTTATGCCACTGACTTTAACCTTCAAATCTGTAAAAGCATAATCAAGCTTATTTTGTTCCAATTCCACTTATTCCATTTAGCATGAATCAACACTTCATTAAATgtgcatgaaaagaaatgccaCTTCTTCATACCTCACAAAACAAACTACCAAAGCTTTGAGGTTTTGATCTACTACTCAGTTTTAACATGCCAAGAATAAACCTTCTTTCCCTTGAAATCCTTTCCACACCACAGTCCTGTGGCAGACCATATGGATTAAActaaagcttcctttttttctttttttgaatgtAAAAGTATACACACCAAGAATCAAGAAGCTTAGCCATACACCTTTTATGCTCACATtcaaatcttttatttcatctcCCTATTCCAAACACAAAATTCTGTCCCACTTGGTGAAAGTATATCTGAATATTAtctcaaatgaaaatgaagcgtgaatttaaaaatgcagagcagGCAGTCAGAAATAGACTTTTTATGCTGACAGTCCTGAAGTTCCAGTCTATGCCAAACTGACAACAGAATTTCCCTTCAGTTACCAGATACATCTTGAAGCACCAAAAGAATCCTTaaccaagaaattattttaatctataGTTAGCTGTAATCAACAATTTAAGGACTTTTAGATAAGCAGGTACTTTTAACTTTAAAACTGCACTGGGAATGCACATCTGAAAACCTCCAACCAACCTGCTTAAGTGTTTTATCTGGAAATTGTTCTTGGCAATGTCTTATGACAGTAATCTAGTTTTGCTATGTATCCATAGCAGTACTTctagtaataataacaataataataaagggCTCTTAATTGGAATCCTTATCATGGCAGCTTGTTttgccaaaacaaacaaacaaacaaataattgAACTGATTAAATAATATTCATTGGATCATGCAATCCAATGTGAAACGTATTTCCTCCACTCTCCCAAAACCTCATCATTCCATTTGATTTCCCTTAAGGATTTACTAAGACAgtaattttgggtttttttgtttggtggtttgttgtgttttgtttttttctccaagatCACTGTTTTTAAATTCAAGCAGTTCTTGGTCACTTCTCAACCTGCTCTTATTTTgatataaataacaaataaccAATTTGTGATTCTTTTGATAAAAACCAGGAAAGAGCCAAAATAACAACACTGCAAGGCCACTTAATGCTCTGACAGTACCTAGGTCCTTGGTACGTAGCTCTGGGCAGAAGACCATGCTGCTGTTTGGATGGGAGACAACTATGGAAGGACTGCTGGGAAAGGGGTTTCCATTTTCCAGTACCGTGAACTTCTTACTCCGCAGCCAGTCCCAAAGCAAGGGTTCAGCTCAACAGTATAAGCCATTGCCTTATTagaatggcatttttatttcaatgactGTGAAACCAAGACCAGTTATGAGACAGATTAATTAGAGTTAGTGCAGCACCTTCTGTCAAGTCAATGCTCTTCCATCAAACCTCAACACAGCCAACTATAAATGCTTTGCTAAAATTCTCTCTgaaatttaagtttaaaaatgtgCCTCTTACTTCCAGCTTAAACTCAGACTTTAAAACTGTAGCTTCATTTTGGACACCAGCCCGTACTCCTGCAGATCCACGAACATGAACCAAGTGAACCCAGGGCTTGGCTACAAAACCAGGTGAAGGCAGGGCATGcacttacaggaaaaaatgggttttatttcattgcaaATAAACCACCAAGTGTTCAGGTAAGTGTCACAACTTACCTGGTCTACCTCAGAGCTAAGACTTACTACTAATGTAGGAAGATAAAGAGCTTCCTAGCTTAGTGCAGCCGAACCCGAATGTCCATGACGGGCCAGCCCCGCAACACTCGCAGCCTGGAAGCGGAAAGCAGCCAGCACACAGGCGGGAAGCCGGGGCCGCTCAGCAGGCGCCCCGGAGCTGCGCTGCTCGGGCCCGGTGGCGGGCCGCCAGTTTCCTCCCGGCTAGAGGCCTCAGTCTAGGCCCGGGACCGGCCCCTCGCCCGCCCCACAGCAAGCCGGTCTCGTTTCTCACCGATTCGGCTGCGttttccccctgctccccgCGGCCTGGCTGAGGCGAACTGGGCTGGCCGCGCGCACCGCCAACCGCCGCCGAACACGCCGCGCGACGCTCCGTTGCCAGgacgccgccgccgccgccgcttctTTCCACAAGCAGTGGGCGGAGCAATCCCCGCGCTCTCGCTGACATCACGAGCCCGCCGGGTGCCATTGGCCCAGGCTAGGGAAGGGGGCGGGTTCTCTGGTACGCCCGGCTCGTTCATTGGACGGCTCAAGTTGGTTGCGTGTGGCTGAGTGCGTCCGCTCGTCTCCGCGAGGCGGGCTGGGCCGTTAGGAGCGGTGGGGCCGACCGGACCCGGACTCGACCCCGACCCGACCCGACCCGACCCGGAGCGGCTTTTCTGCAGCCGCGGCCCGATGGTGAGCGCCCTTCCCCTTCCCCGCGGGCTCCCTTTCCCCGCGGAATGGCTGGCGCAAGTTTCCGGCTAAGCCCCTCGGTGCCCTCCCTCTGTGCTCCCCACCGCCGAGGCTCGGCTcgtcccgtcccgtcccatCCCGTCCCGGGCCTCGGAGTCCTCCCGCGGTCCCCGGCTGCGGGCGGGCAGCCCGAGTTGAGCTGGAAGGGCTGTGGGGAGGTGGCATGGGGACCGCGCGGCTTGCCAAGGCCGCCTGTGTTGCTTGGTTTCCTGGCACAACGCGGAAGGCAACAGGAAAGAGCCCGATTTCCCGCCCCTCATCTTGGCAGTACGAAAGAGACCCCTGATAAAACACCAAGAATCGCAAAATATGTCACCTGCTCTCAGAGTGTGGGGTAATGCGGGGGAAAGATGCCAGGTTAATCTCAGCACCACTTACTGACCCCCTCCACTTCATTCGGTCCCCTGTATTTAAATGGCATTGGCCAGGTGAGAAGACGAGATGTAAAATGGGGTTGCACAACCCGGTTTTGAAATAAACGGAACGGGAAGCAGTGCACATGCTACCCCTCAGGATTTTCAATGTTTTCACTAGAATATAGTTGTATACAtagaatgcaagaaaaaaggTTCAGGTAGTGTGttagcatttttattattttttttatttctttatagtCAGACAATTGTCTCACGTGGGTTTCTCTCAGAGTGaaatataaagaataaaaatctgatGCCTGTGTTTAATAACAGGGAAATATCAGAGGTGTGCCAGACAAATGGGTTTGCAATCCAACCTAGGAGGGACAAATCAcgttaaaaaataaagtttcatttccaaatacagcaaaatgGAATCTTCTGTGTTACCCATTGGGAATTTAAGAGAGAGCCCAGCCCAAAAATGGTAACAATTCAGCAAAGGTAAGAGCTAGCTTAGAGCTACTCAGCAGTAGCTAGAAAACAAATTCCTTTcttggtgtttgttttatttacttttataaaGCCTGTAACCAGTTAAAGTTGGGGATGGGAGGGACTGCCCTTCCTTCCATCAATCCGCAGATTCAAGACTGAAGGGTTAAAATCTGTCTGCTGCTGGTTTATAAAAAAACGCATACTCAAGGAAAATGTCTTTACCACTTTCTAGGCAAGTAGGTGAGGGAACCACTTTGTACTGCACTATCTTACACCAGAAGGAGGAAGGTCTCAGAACTGTCCTGAATAATAACGCACCAGCTCAGCACAAGCAGATTAGCTCTCCTTCTGGGACAGATTTTGTGTTGATCTCGCTGCTACCACTGCGTGTTGTTCCCTAGCACCACAGGTATTTGGTGGATGGGCCGTCTGGAGCTACCAGCTCCCCTTTAAACTTTGCTCCAACAGAGCAGATGCTTTCAGACATCCCATTTCTGTGCTGGCTTTTAGGAGTGGCTGACTTTGAGTCCCATTTATAATCAAGACCCTATACAACCATCTTTTTTACCTGTGGGGAtgatttattcatgttttttaGATGAAACCACACCTGACACATCCAAGCAACCGCCAGGATGTGTAGAGGGTCTTAGTTACCTCAGTGCAGTGTTCATTTTCAGACTGCCTGCCTGATTTTCTGACGTTACTCCTTTAGTTGAGGatctttgtgtttaaaatagaaaacatgaaGTCCAAATGTGTATTCCCCAGGAATAAAGTCttcagcttgttttcttctagaataactgaagaaaatgagcatAGAGACCTAGTGTCTACCATTTGCAGCAAAAAAAAGTCTCTCACGTCTGCTACAGCTTTACTGTTATTTATAATTTAGTTGTGTTCTGAATTTTCCCCAGAGTGGACTATTTCttatcttcttttctccctcactTTCTGAAGGCATCCAACTATAGAAAACCTGGCTTAAGTACAGCCCAGCGGAAGAAAAGTGGCTTGAAACCTGAACTtacagaagagcaaaagcaggagaTCAGAGAAGCTTTTGATTTGTTTGATACTGATGGATCTGGAAGCATCGACGTAAAAGAACTGAAGgttttcaaacttttttccGTGGATGGAAATACCTTTGATCTCAAAATTGTAGCTGCTTTTCCTATTTGTCCAGCCCTAACTATTTTAAATTAGTTTGGGAGTACAAAAAAGGGTAATGGCTTGCTCTCACAAATGAATTTGGGGGTCTACTGTACAGTTAACCCAAGAAATCTCTGTACGTAATACTCCAGAGCTGACAGGCTTCTCCAATACATGGATAGTTTTGAGTAGCTGAGCATTAGTGAAACAAAGCGGCTCCTCTGTTTAGGTATACACAGTACACATTCCAGTTCACATTTCATGACTGGCTAAGATCATTGTTTCTGGGAAGCGGACTTTTGTTTCTGAGTGAATGTCAGAATATCACATTTTTTCTTATCTCAGATTTTGCACAcattcaggaaagagaaaaccatATTTCCATATGCATAATCCAAAAATTACCtggtttttaataaaaaaaaccccaacaaaacaaacaaaaaacccaaaacagagaCCTGAGTTGCATTTCAGTAGCAATTCAGTTAGTGTACAGTAGTACAAGGGGGAAGATTACTCTTAGTTCCCTCCCTGTATTTCTGTGTATGAACTTTTTTAAAGTGTGACTCTGTTATCTTGATTATCTCCTTGGCCTTGATTTCTCATGTACACACATACTGCCTCAATTTCTGCATATATAACCTCGAAGCGTGGTTACTAAGCCTATGGATTATGTCAGTTAAAGTGAGCATGTTCTCTGAATGCAGATGATGCATGTTAAAATATAGTTCTTAAAattgactgaaatattttagcatcaACCATTTAATgctatgtttttgttttcccaaatcaatttaaaatatCCCATTTTGATAACCCAG
The window above is part of the Strigops habroptila isolate Jane chromosome 3, bStrHab1.2.pri, whole genome shotgun sequence genome. Proteins encoded here:
- the BBS12 gene encoding Bardet-Biedl syndrome 12 protein, giving the protein MAFRDVNARRHIGLQQLSSLALAGRTLLGPVKSCKFIVDESTNQSTLICSAVRLIESLDLTSAAGQLLNETIQAQNKEFKTGMSTLLFLVGAWSNAIMECLQQNVPVSAIVSVMSEGLNSCCERVQCLQISIHDVNKELCSSSVRPNTFKSKTCQIGCDSLPNPQLFLYFQKDISVPEVIPINSCSHQDDDCNFKKHLVSPLAGFGSVASLVKPVGDKSTSVISRSGVTTSSCNKQKLTHSRYFSTLGKSYFSSQQGNFQGYLLGTSADSCECCGLGHLAMALSHGNETSMKLLQSIVTYQQERAEHSGSSQFNVAEIVTCCLLGLPESYSCASPGFVTLVSPEQVTVVEYFEDKLLRILLIDGDLTERYRHLGFNRSCNVRTIVEHPRLQEEDLWLSRMLDNLINFEVNLVLVKGNVCENLMERCIANSILLISSVTWNVLCSFGEVTGAQPVTYLTQLNASFVGSGAQVELWKACDGRAMDLGELVPVRVKARGIPLLTAVLTTTIASKMQLIEDQFWTLVYRLHHALNDKKVFLGGGAVELLCLSHIQMLAEQPLQPANQNAVKEFHNPWLAASATEYKSVVLQALASGWKQYLLVVMCNTTAASELEACTSVDHHLRKAADCGSPSAYILKEFRRGDLLRDGAGPFAGHREGLKVYDNVTAKTEAWRRALDLVLLVLQTDAEIITGPRKNQLLNSHASSEYMFL